Proteins from a genomic interval of Candidatus Poribacteria bacterium:
- a CDS encoding GHMP kinase: MARGAPLLVVDRQQKLRRGSVVKVLSIPDTPHLDGVCRMTRAFAPGNISCVFKVIPHADATRMHSLGMGFTVKEGIEVTVSEHRETNVLFNGQSIDFPTVGAVADRLTQAAGAAGVKVDLTSPLPLGCGFGLSGAASLATAYALNELLHLGKDMETLAMVAHVAEVENRTGLGDVCSQYHGGCLVKLKEGAPLVADRLPITEQPIYYRYFGPIQTSEVLGNREQTIRINRAADAALSVLQTLTSAEPNTELFNACFRVSKRFSVESGLLSDARVIETIEQIEAEGGVASMIMLGNGVFSTHPFEAAVETKLVHNPARLV; encoded by the coding sequence ATGGCGCGAGGTGCTCCGTTACTGGTGGTGGACAGGCAGCAAAAATTGAGGCGGGGCAGTGTGGTGAAGGTGCTTTCCATCCCAGATACGCCCCACCTCGACGGGGTGTGTAGAATGACGAGAGCCTTTGCCCCCGGCAACATTTCGTGTGTTTTCAAGGTTATTCCGCACGCCGATGCAACCCGTATGCATTCGCTCGGTATGGGGTTCACCGTTAAGGAGGGGATAGAAGTTACCGTCTCTGAGCACCGTGAAACAAATGTGTTGTTTAACGGACAAAGCATCGATTTTCCGACGGTCGGGGCTGTTGCGGATCGGCTAACCCAGGCGGCAGGCGCGGCAGGTGTGAAGGTAGACCTTACGTCTCCATTACCGCTCGGTTGCGGTTTTGGTCTCAGTGGTGCTGCTTCGCTCGCAACAGCCTACGCGCTCAATGAACTGCTCCATCTGGGTAAGGATATGGAGACCCTCGCGATGGTAGCACATGTCGCAGAGGTTGAAAATCGCACTGGATTGGGTGATGTCTGTTCACAATACCATGGGGGGTGCCTCGTCAAGTTAAAAGAAGGTGCCCCGTTGGTTGCCGATAGGTTACCCATAACGGAACAGCCTATCTATTACCGCTACTTCGGACCGATTCAGACCAGTGAGGTACTCGGAAACAGAGAACAAACAATCCGTATCAATCGCGCAGCCGATGCTGCATTGAGCGTTTTACAAACGCTTACCAGTGCTGAGCCTAATACCGAACTCTTTAACGCTTGTTTTAGGGTATCAAAGCGGTTTTCAGTGGAGAGCGGCTTGCTCAGTGATGCCCGTGTGATAGAGACAATCGAACAAATTGAGGCGGAGGGCGGTGTCGCTTCAATGATTATGTTAGGAAACGGTGTTTTCAGCACGCATCCATTTGAGGCAGCGGTGGAGACAAAACTTGTTCATAATCCAGCGCGTCTTGTATAG
- a CDS encoding DUF2283 domain-containing protein codes for MAQPIFNYDEVSDTLYVSFAPGEQATGIELTPHILLRFNKQERRAVGLTFLEYSLLAQKTDMGPRSFPLTGLAELPEDLQEIVLEILQRPPGNELLLLSSYTPSISETIPITLLQAIHYSKTHN; via the coding sequence ATGGCCCAACCAATTTTTAACTACGATGAAGTAAGTGATACACTCTACGTTTCGTTTGCCCCCGGTGAACAGGCAACAGGTATTGAACTGACTCCCCACATTTTACTGCGGTTCAATAAACAAGAACGTAGGGCTGTTGGGTTGACCTTTCTGGAATACTCTCTACTCGCTCAGAAGACTGATATGGGACCTCGGAGCTTTCCTCTCACGGGCTTAGCGGAGTTACCCGAGGATCTGCAAGAGATTGTGCTGGAGATTCTCCAACGTCCCCCGGGTAATGAACTGCTTTTGCTCTCATCGTATACACCTTCGATTTCCGAAACAATCCCGATTACACTTCTACAAGCAATACATTATAGTAAAACCCATAATTAA
- a CDS encoding sulfatase-like hydrolase/transferase: MENKPNVIFVLTDDQGPWAAGCCGNDEVRTPYLDQLAAEGTRFPNFFCTSPVCSPARASLMTGRIPSAHGVHDWIRDGNMPPDPAQYLDGLTCYTDVLADNDYTVGLSGKWHLGDSLTPQHGFSHWFALLTGGSQYNDADMIRDGQVEMQPGYLTDVITDDALDFISANQEGPFYLSVNYNAPHTPFTGHPQDIVDSYDDCPFKTCPQEALHPWAVQGAAVHMGNRESLKGYFAAITALDLNVGRILERLAQLGIRENTLVVFSSDNGYSCGHHGFWHKGNGTFPLNMYENSVKVPFIISQPGSIPEGRTSEAMVSQYDFMPTLLDYLGCPDPNDDMSPGRSFVPALSGETNDAKDEIVIYDEYGPVRMIRTQEWKYVHRYPYGPHELYDLVNDPDERKNLIDDKSQNARITDMKQQMGAWFQRYVLPELDGARCSVTGGGQAAKIEAGQCGEGAFHPRYAPPRRGV; encoded by the coding sequence ATGGAAAACAAGCCAAATGTCATCTTTGTTTTAACGGACGACCAAGGACCGTGGGCAGCGGGTTGTTGCGGCAACGATGAAGTCCGAACGCCTTATCTTGACCAGTTAGCCGCAGAGGGAACCCGTTTTCCCAACTTCTTCTGCACAAGTCCCGTTTGCTCACCGGCACGCGCAAGTCTTATGACAGGTCGCATCCCGTCAGCACACGGTGTACACGACTGGATCCGTGACGGAAATATGCCACCAGATCCCGCCCAATACCTCGATGGATTGACCTGTTACACCGATGTGTTAGCCGACAATGATTATACCGTCGGGTTGAGCGGCAAATGGCACCTTGGCGATAGTTTAACGCCCCAGCACGGGTTCAGCCACTGGTTCGCTTTGCTTACAGGCGGAAGCCAGTATAACGATGCAGATATGATCCGAGATGGACAAGTTGAAATGCAACCCGGCTACCTGACCGATGTCATCACTGACGATGCGTTGGACTTTATCTCGGCGAATCAGGAGGGACCGTTCTATCTCAGCGTCAACTATAACGCGCCGCATACGCCGTTTACGGGACACCCTCAAGACATTGTTGACTCCTATGACGATTGCCCCTTCAAAACATGTCCACAGGAGGCGTTGCACCCGTGGGCTGTCCAAGGTGCCGCTGTACACATGGGCAACCGCGAGTCGTTGAAAGGCTATTTCGCAGCGATTACCGCACTTGATTTGAACGTCGGACGTATTTTAGAACGGCTTGCCCAGTTAGGGATCCGTGAGAATACGCTCGTGGTCTTCAGTAGTGACAACGGCTACTCGTGCGGACATCACGGATTCTGGCATAAAGGGAACGGAACATTCCCGCTAAATATGTATGAAAACTCTGTAAAAGTCCCCTTCATTATCAGTCAACCCGGCAGTATTCCGGAAGGTCGCACCAGCGAAGCGATGGTGAGCCAATACGACTTCATGCCGACACTCCTCGATTATCTTGGATGTCCCGATCCGAACGACGATATGTCTCCGGGCAGAAGTTTTGTGCCCGCACTCTCTGGGGAAACAAACGACGCGAAAGATGAGATCGTCATCTACGATGAATACGGTCCCGTCCGCATGATCCGAACACAGGAGTGGAAGTATGTCCATAGGTATCCGTATGGTCCACATGAGTTGTATGACTTGGTAAACGACCCGGATGAACGGAAAAATCTAATAGATGACAAGTCTCAGAACGCTCGCATCACTGACATGAAACAACAGATGGGTGCATGGTTTCAGCGATACGTCTTACCGGAGTTAGATGGCGCGAGGTGCTCCGTTACTGGTGGTGGACAGGCAGCAAAAATTGAGGCGGGGCAGTGTGGTGAAGGTGCTTTCCATCCCAGATACGCCCCACCTCGACGGGGTGTGTAG
- a CDS encoding putative toxin-antitoxin system toxin component, PIN family, with the protein MRPIVVYDTNILISGMIWGGTPYDCIALAQRNRVEAGTCAEILDEFSEKLTTKFKASPLQTAEIVTELLTFHQSIKIVNQLKGVTADPDDDKVIECAVVGGATHIVTGGDRPPTDEVCATQ; encoded by the coding sequence ATGCGTCCAATAGTAGTTTACGATACAAATATCCTGATATCGGGCATGATTTGGGGAGGCACTCCTTATGACTGTATTGCGCTTGCACAACGAAATAGAGTTGAAGCGGGAACCTGTGCTGAAATACTTGATGAATTTTCGGAAAAGTTAACGACCAAATTTAAGGCTTCTCCGTTGCAAACAGCGGAAATAGTGACTGAACTCCTCACTTTTCATCAATCCATCAAAATTGTGAACCAACTTAAGGGTGTCACTGCGGATCCTGATGACGACAAGGTGATAGAATGTGCTGTTGTAGGCGGTGCGACTCACATTGTTACGGGTGGTGATAGACCTCCGACTGATGAAGTTTGTGCTACACAATAG
- a CDS encoding DUF4276 family protein produces the protein MTVKIGCIVEGHGDVVAVPLLIRRIAAELHPDMGIETPRPIRVHRNQVIQADKLEQRVELAARRIGGQGAILIILDADDDCPAQLGPELLNRASQARSDLPIAVVLAKYEFEAWFLAAAESLRGQRELRNNIQAPNDPETIRGAKEWLSRQMEGTRRYSERFDQPALAAFFDMEQARQAVSFDKCYRDITRLLSELRQAMEATHENV, from the coding sequence ATGACGGTCAAAATCGGTTGCATTGTCGAAGGACATGGGGATGTAGTAGCTGTGCCACTACTGATTCGCCGCATCGCTGCAGAACTTCATCCAGACATGGGGATTGAAACGCCACGCCCGATTCGTGTTCATAGAAATCAGGTCATTCAAGCGGATAAGCTTGAGCAGAGGGTTGAATTAGCGGCTCGGAGGATTGGTGGACAAGGAGCTATACTTATTATCCTCGACGCTGATGATGACTGTCCTGCACAGCTAGGCCCTGAACTGCTTAATCGGGCATCACAAGCCCGCAGCGATCTACCCATTGCCGTTGTGCTGGCAAAATATGAGTTTGAAGCGTGGTTTCTTGCAGCAGCCGAGTCACTTCGTGGACAAAGAGAGTTAAGAAACAATATCCAGGCTCCAAACGATCCGGAAACAATCCGTGGGGCAAAAGAATGGTTAAGTCGACAAATGGAAGGAACCAGAAGGTATAGCGAAAGGTTTGACCAGCCCGCGCTTGCAGCATTTTTTGATATGGAGCAGGCACGCCAAGCGGTTTCGTTCGACAAATGCTATCGGGACATCACGCGCCTCCTTAGCGAATTACGACAAGCAATGGAGGCAACCCATGAAAATGTGTAA
- a CDS encoding ABC transporter ATP-binding protein — translation MNNTAIVQTENLSKWYGEVMGVNDVTLTIYPGITGLLGPNGAGKTSLIKLMTGQLKPNQGEVSVLNQPVWNNPELTRRVGYCPDIELAYQFMTGFEFITFFATLSGSDKSEVESRSLRVLETVDMLPAKDRPIASYSKGMRQRVKLAQALVHDPELLFLDEPLTGLDPNGRRHVITLLQELAAQEISIIVSSHILYEIEALTETILLIHQGRILAEGTISDIRELIDEHPHKVYLSTDEPRRLAQVCLPFEDILSVTFVDGDGPVSESQAEKESGDIIIETAKPDAFYARLPELLIENELNVSQLYSPDDNLSSVFKYLVG, via the coding sequence ATGAACAATACAGCAATTGTGCAAACGGAAAATCTATCCAAATGGTATGGCGAGGTAATGGGGGTAAACGATGTAACCCTCACAATTTATCCCGGAATAACTGGCTTGCTGGGTCCGAATGGGGCGGGAAAAACGAGTTTGATTAAGCTCATGACCGGGCAACTCAAACCCAACCAAGGCGAAGTCAGCGTGCTGAACCAGCCCGTATGGAATAACCCGGAACTCACGAGACGGGTCGGCTACTGCCCAGATATAGAATTGGCGTATCAATTCATGACGGGCTTTGAGTTTATCACTTTCTTTGCCACGTTGAGCGGGTCCGATAAATCAGAGGTTGAATCTCGGAGTCTACGCGTTCTTGAAACAGTGGATATGCTACCCGCAAAGGATCGTCCTATCGCCTCTTATAGTAAGGGGATGCGGCAGCGTGTCAAACTTGCACAGGCGTTGGTCCATGACCCGGAACTCCTTTTTCTTGACGAGCCGCTTACCGGCTTAGATCCGAATGGGAGACGACATGTTATTACGCTGCTACAGGAACTCGCTGCGCAGGAGATTAGCATCATCGTTTCGAGCCATATCCTGTATGAGATTGAAGCGTTAACAGAAACGATCCTACTCATCCATCAAGGGCGTATTCTCGCAGAAGGCACCATCTCCGACATCCGCGAACTCATTGACGAACACCCACACAAAGTCTATTTGAGCACAGATGAACCGCGCCGTTTGGCGCAGGTCTGCCTCCCGTTTGAGGATATTCTGAGCGTTACCTTTGTTGATGGCGATGGTCCTGTCAGTGAATCACAAGCAGAAAAAGAATCAGGCGATATTATCATAGAAACCGCCAAACCCGATGCATTCTACGCACGGCTCCCTGAACTTCTCATCGAGAACGAATTGAATGTCTCCCAACTCTATTCACCTGATGATAACCTTTCCTCTGTGTTTAAATATCTCGTTGGGTAG
- a CDS encoding DUF3800 domain-containing protein → MRNKKVAKGAPSIRHYFVDEGGDGILFSRKGEIRVGTEGCSRFFILGLLDVSDPSVLKERFDELRARLMRDPYFRGVPSMQPDERKTAVAFHAKDDLPEVRRDVFRILRDTEGLRFFAVVADKLSVLEYVRQRNKREPDYGYHPNELYDYLAECLLKERLGQHSSYNIIFSKHGKSDRLDVLQNLVETASERPSQQQNISTDSVPYVSAATPTEHAGLQAVDYFVWALQRLCERDEERYLAYLWKAFRLIHDIDDTRETINGIYYTQRNPLTAETLRWRK, encoded by the coding sequence ATGCGGAATAAAAAAGTCGCAAAAGGAGCTCCTTCAATCCGTCACTATTTCGTAGATGAAGGCGGCGATGGTATCTTATTTTCACGTAAAGGAGAAATTCGCGTTGGGACAGAGGGGTGTTCTCGGTTTTTTATACTCGGTCTACTTGATGTATCGGATCCGTCGGTATTAAAGGAGCGTTTTGATGAACTGCGAGCCCGACTGATGCGTGATCCCTATTTCAGAGGTGTACCGTCTATGCAGCCGGACGAGCGAAAGACAGCAGTTGCATTCCACGCGAAAGATGATTTGCCTGAAGTCCGCAGGGATGTTTTTAGGATTTTACGTGACACTGAAGGATTACGTTTTTTCGCTGTCGTTGCTGACAAATTGAGCGTCCTTGAATACGTACGCCAACGCAACAAACGAGAACCTGATTATGGTTATCATCCTAACGAACTTTACGACTATTTGGCAGAATGTTTGTTGAAGGAACGATTAGGTCAGCATAGCAGCTATAATATTATTTTTTCAAAACATGGGAAATCTGACAGGCTCGACGTTTTGCAGAACCTTGTTGAAACTGCATCCGAACGACCATCACAACAACAGAATATCAGCACCGATTCTGTTCCGTATGTATCCGCTGCGACACCGACGGAACATGCAGGTTTGCAAGCAGTCGACTATTTTGTTTGGGCACTACAGAGACTCTGTGAACGAGATGAGGAGCGATATCTGGCATATTTATGGAAGGCTTTTCGACTTATACACGATATTGATGATACACGGGAAACCATTAATGGCATTTATTATACCCAAAGGAATCCTTTGACAGCGGAGACCTTAAGGTGGAGAAAATAA
- a CDS encoding SDR family oxidoreductase — MKAKYDFSEGERGRFYNSKAVFNILNSHKKEIGQKMRLNGKIAIVTGAGRGIGRAVALRFAEEGAKVVVDDVNDALGTETVAAIIDAGGEALFINADVSDAADAESLVTRTVDTHGTVDILVNNAICSTADVLNNNWEANLAVALQGTSHCSNAVIPVMQAAGGGSIVNIASVNGLIGLQAIHAYSAAKGGVIALTRSMAVAHGKDNIRINCICPGTIQTEVWEPMMERNPQILDEITPWYPLGRIGQPIDIANATLFLASDEASFATGAVFVIDGGLTAGNHQFPI, encoded by the coding sequence GTGAAAGCAAAATATGATTTTTCAGAGGGTGAACGCGGCAGATTCTATAATTCAAAAGCCGTCTTTAATATCCTCAATTCTCACAAAAAAGAGATAGGACAAAAGATGCGGTTGAATGGTAAAATAGCCATTGTCACAGGAGCTGGACGCGGTATCGGCAGGGCGGTTGCGCTTCGGTTCGCCGAAGAGGGAGCGAAAGTCGTCGTTGACGACGTGAACGATGCCCTCGGCACAGAAACCGTCGCTGCTATAATCGATGCGGGTGGTGAAGCACTCTTCATTAATGCCGATGTCTCCGATGCTGCCGATGCGGAAAGTCTGGTTACGAGAACTGTTGACACCCACGGCACGGTTGATATTTTGGTGAACAACGCTATCTGCTCGACGGCTGATGTGCTGAACAACAACTGGGAAGCGAACTTAGCCGTCGCGCTTCAAGGCACCAGCCACTGTTCCAACGCTGTTATCCCCGTGATGCAAGCGGCTGGTGGCGGTAGCATCGTCAATATCGCTTCTGTCAACGGTCTCATCGGGTTACAGGCGATCCATGCGTATTCTGCTGCGAAAGGTGGCGTTATCGCTTTGACCCGCTCGATGGCAGTCGCACACGGTAAAGACAACATCCGTATCAACTGTATCTGTCCCGGAACGATTCAAACCGAAGTCTGGGAGCCGATGATGGAGCGGAACCCACAGATCTTGGACGAAATCACGCCCTGGTATCCGTTAGGACGGATTGGACAACCGATTGATATCGCGAATGCCACGCTCTTCCTCGCCTCCGATGAAGCCAGTTTTGCAACAGGAGCGGTTTTCGTCATTGATGGTGGGTTGACGGCAGGCAATCACCAATTTCCGATCTGA
- a CDS encoding amino acid ABC transporter ATP-binding protein — protein MKTHLTEPQGKIKNPIIICEDVHKWFDDFHVLKGITTSFEKGERAVICGPSGSGKSTFIRTLNRLEEHQRGTIVVDGVELSDDLRNINLIRQEVGMVFQQFNLFPHLTNLQNITLGPIRVRKMTKSEAEEIALSLLERVDIADQADKYPSEISGGQQQRVAIARALAMEPKIMLFDEPTSALDPEMITEVLDVMRELARSGMTMLVVTHEMGFAREVADRILFFDEGAIVEDAAPADFFDNPQHERTKLFISQTLQH, from the coding sequence ATGAAGACGCATCTGACGGAACCGCAAGGAAAAATTAAAAATCCTATTATTATCTGCGAGGATGTACACAAATGGTTTGACGATTTCCATGTCCTCAAGGGGATTACGACCTCGTTTGAAAAAGGCGAAAGGGCGGTGATATGTGGTCCCTCCGGCTCCGGGAAGTCAACATTCATCCGAACCTTAAATCGCTTGGAGGAACATCAGCGCGGCACAATTGTCGTTGATGGCGTTGAGCTCAGTGATGATCTCCGCAATATCAATCTCATCCGTCAGGAAGTCGGTATGGTGTTCCAACAGTTCAATCTGTTTCCGCACCTGACGAACCTGCAGAATATCACCTTAGGTCCCATCCGAGTCAGGAAGATGACGAAAAGTGAAGCCGAAGAGATCGCTTTATCGCTCTTAGAACGGGTGGATATTGCGGATCAGGCGGATAAGTATCCCTCAGAAATTTCAGGTGGACAACAGCAGCGGGTCGCAATCGCACGGGCATTGGCGATGGAGCCTAAGATTATGCTTTTCGATGAACCGACAAGTGCCCTGGATCCGGAGATGATTACGGAAGTGTTGGATGTGATGCGTGAACTCGCACGTTCCGGCATGACGATGTTGGTTGTGACGCATGAAATGGGATTTGCACGTGAGGTCGCCGATCGGATCCTTTTCTTTGATGAGGGAGCAATTGTGGAGGACGCGGCACCCGCAGATTTCTTTGATAACCCACAGCACGAACGCACGAAGCTTTTCATCTCGCAAACGCTACAACATTAG
- a CDS encoding sugar kinase: protein MDVLSLGIYVVDVLGRPIDEFPEKGKLVLFDELEIHTGGCANNTAIALTRLGLSAGAMGKVGTDAFGDLILQKLRDNGVDTVGMQQDPGSSTSFTFVAVASDGERTFYHYIGANGELCEADLDWEVIKSAKILHIAGALVMPRFDGAPMANVLQKAKTLGITTSLDTAYDATGKWMETLEPCLPYVDMFMPSIVEAEHLTGLSDAREIAQFLRRSYGIHTIAIKMGEDGSYVSTPEREHFATAYPVTAVDATGAGDAYVAGFLAGTLMGWDLKATAELASATGAACVTAIGTTAGIQNLEETLKICQA, encoded by the coding sequence ATGGATGTGCTATCGCTCGGCATTTATGTCGTTGATGTGTTGGGACGACCCATAGATGAGTTTCCTGAAAAGGGGAAATTAGTCCTCTTTGATGAACTCGAAATCCATACAGGCGGCTGTGCGAACAACACGGCTATTGCGCTCACGCGCTTAGGTCTCTCTGCTGGCGCGATGGGTAAGGTTGGCACTGATGCGTTTGGCGACTTGATTCTGCAAAAGCTCAGGGATAACGGGGTCGATACAGTGGGCATGCAACAGGATCCGGGTTCCAGCACTTCCTTTACGTTCGTCGCAGTTGCCTCCGATGGCGAACGAACTTTCTACCACTACATCGGTGCCAATGGCGAACTCTGTGAGGCAGACCTTGATTGGGAAGTTATCAAAAGTGCCAAAATTTTGCACATCGCTGGGGCACTCGTCATGCCACGTTTTGATGGCGCACCGATGGCGAACGTCCTTCAAAAAGCAAAAACTTTGGGAATAACCACCTCACTCGATACAGCGTATGACGCCACAGGGAAGTGGATGGAGACACTCGAACCCTGCCTACCTTACGTGGATATGTTTATGCCAAGCATCGTCGAAGCGGAACATCTCACCGGTCTATCTGATGCTCGCGAAATCGCTCAATTTTTACGGCGTAGCTACGGTATCCACACAATTGCTATTAAAATGGGTGAAGACGGCAGTTACGTCTCCACGCCAGAGAGGGAGCATTTTGCGACAGCGTATCCGGTGACCGCTGTTGATGCAACAGGGGCAGGGGACGCTTACGTCGCCGGTTTCCTCGCGGGGACTCTCATGGGTTGGGACCTAAAAGCGACAGCGGAATTGGCTTCCGCAACCGGTGCCGCTTGTGTTACTGCCATCGGCACGACTGCCGGCATCCAAAATCTTGAAGAGACCCTGAAAATCTGTCAGGCGTGA
- a CDS encoding phytanoyl-CoA dioxygenase family protein, which translates to MKSYNYKHQIYEEQPMVTQEQVDFFQENGYLKFGSVLDSDGVAAMRAGLDAVIELELNEGDDSSPEFKYGHDRRENRLNRGSGHPRAIHQYINMWKRDPHYEAAIHHPLIAGTARALLNTPEVRLWHDQVISKPPEDNGHFAFHHDFFFWPLSPPNIVSCWLALDDATVDSGCMHVMPKSHKDERFSVAARAAANAAAAKAREAGREPPSDQWAERRELSIDHGIPVELKAGECMFHHCLNWHGTPPNVTEHQRRAFVMIFMAQEVCYNNAQSPNHVLVPTIEVADGEQLVGEAFPVA; encoded by the coding sequence ATGAAGTCCTACAATTATAAACATCAAATTTACGAGGAACAGCCAATGGTAACACAAGAGCAGGTCGATTTTTTTCAGGAAAACGGCTACCTTAAATTTGGGAGCGTTTTAGATAGCGATGGCGTTGCAGCCATGCGCGCCGGGTTGGATGCGGTCATTGAATTAGAACTTAATGAAGGCGACGATTCCTCACCGGAGTTCAAATACGGACACGACCGACGCGAGAACCGACTCAATCGGGGAAGCGGGCACCCGCGCGCGATTCATCAGTACATTAACATGTGGAAGCGGGATCCCCATTATGAGGCAGCTATTCATCACCCACTTATCGCTGGGACGGCACGCGCCCTGCTGAATACACCTGAGGTCCGGCTTTGGCACGATCAGGTGATTTCCAAACCCCCAGAGGATAACGGTCATTTCGCATTCCATCACGATTTTTTCTTTTGGCCCCTCAGCCCACCGAATATTGTAAGCTGCTGGCTCGCGTTGGACGATGCAACGGTGGATAGTGGGTGCATGCACGTTATGCCGAAGAGCCACAAAGACGAACGCTTTTCCGTCGCAGCGAGGGCTGCAGCAAATGCAGCAGCAGCAAAGGCGCGCGAGGCAGGGCGAGAACCGCCGTCTGACCAGTGGGCAGAAAGACGGGAGTTGAGCATTGATCACGGCATTCCGGTGGAACTGAAAGCCGGCGAATGCATGTTTCATCACTGTCTCAACTGGCACGGCACGCCGCCGAATGTTACGGAGCATCAACGCCGCGCCTTCGTCATGATTTTCATGGCACAAGAGGTTTGCTATAACAACGCGCAATCCCCGAACCACGTCCTCGTCCCGACAATCGAGGTCGCGGATGGTGAGCAGCTCGTCGGCGAAGCGTTTCCCGTCGCGTAA
- a CDS encoding AAA family ATPase, whose translation MKNSTFITRVVLKNYKSIAACDVQLGPLTFLVGRNGSGKSNFLDALRFVADALNLSLDHAIRDRGGINDVRRRSRGHPNHFSIRLEFALPEGSTGYYAFRIASRPLGNGHDRVRGGYRVQTEECRIQNEKRLTPEQYFRIDDGTVDTSVNVAPAAASDRLYLVNASGLPEFRPVYDAFSRMGFYNLNPDIIRDLQAPDPRDVLLRDGSNLTSVLTQLSPIVRTDIQEYLSAVVPGVHAVGVKDFGTRETLEFRQSVTGDKNPWRFRANNMSDGTLRVLGILVALFQGDQDAQKRVPLVGIEEPEIALHPAAAGVLLDGLRDAAYRKQVIVTSHSPDLLEDKHLDVESILAVEAQDGNTAIAPVDEVGRSVVRDKLFTIGELLRVDQLQPDAASVVSAEKAKQLRLFDFERRNSGKTKNKERRG comes from the coding sequence ATGAAAAATTCAACGTTTATTACAAGAGTTGTTCTAAAAAACTATAAAAGCATCGCCGCATGCGATGTCCAATTGGGACCTTTGACGTTCCTTGTAGGACGCAACGGTTCGGGTAAGAGCAATTTCCTTGATGCGTTGCGATTTGTTGCGGATGCGTTGAACTTATCACTTGACCATGCCATACGCGATCGCGGGGGTATCAATGATGTTCGCCGCCGTTCTCGTGGGCATCCAAACCATTTCAGCATTCGTCTTGAGTTCGCGCTGCCTGAAGGTTCAACGGGGTACTATGCCTTTCGTATTGCTTCTCGTCCGCTCGGAAATGGACATGACAGGGTACGAGGAGGTTACCGAGTTCAGACAGAAGAATGTAGAATTCAAAATGAGAAACGCCTCACCCCAGAGCAATATTTTCGTATTGATGATGGGACTGTGGATACAAGTGTGAATGTAGCACCCGCTGCTGCATCCGATCGACTCTATTTGGTGAACGCTTCTGGATTGCCCGAATTTAGACCTGTTTATGATGCATTCTCTCGGATGGGGTTTTATAACCTCAATCCTGATATAATCCGTGATCTCCAAGCACCGGATCCTCGTGATGTGCTCCTTCGCGACGGGAGTAACCTTACGAGTGTCCTCACCCAACTTTCGCCCATTGTGAGAACAGACATTCAGGAGTATCTATCAGCGGTTGTCCCTGGTGTTCATGCGGTAGGTGTCAAAGATTTTGGAACGAGGGAGACCTTAGAGTTCAGGCAGAGCGTCACAGGGGACAAAAATCCATGGCGGTTTCGTGCAAATAATATGTCCGATGGTACCCTCCGCGTGTTAGGAATTCTGGTAGCACTTTTTCAGGGAGATCAGGACGCACAGAAACGCGTGCCACTCGTCGGAATTGAGGAACCAGAGATCGCGCTTCATCCAGCTGCGGCAGGTGTTCTGCTTGATGGGCTTCGAGACGCTGCCTACAGAAAGCAGGTTATTGTGACCAGCCACAGTCCAGACTTGCTTGAGGACAAGCACTTGGATGTAGAATCAATTCTTGCAGTTGAAGCACAGGATGGGAATACAGCAATCGCTCCTGTGGACGAAGTTGGAAGGTCTGTCGTGCGCGACAAACTGTTTACAATAGGGGAGCTGCTACGTGTAGATCAATTGCAACCGGATGCGGCATCCGTGGTTTCCGCTGAAAAAGCGAAACAACTCCGTTTGTTCGATTTTGAGAGAAGAAATTCTGGCAAAACGAAAAATAAGGAAAGACGCGGATGA